A genomic segment from Nodularia sphaerocarpa UHCC 0038 encodes:
- the ispG gene encoding (E)-4-hydroxy-3-methylbut-2-enyl-diphosphate synthase, giving the protein MQTLPTPTTIDSTADQFIFDTKIQRRKTRPVKVGNVTIGGNYPVVVQSMINEDTLDIDGSVAAIRRLHEIGCEIVRVTVPSMAHARVMAEIKQRLIKTYQDVPIVADVHHNGMKIALEVAKHIEKVRINPGLYVFEKPNSNRSEYTKTEFDEIGDKIRETLEPLVVSLRDQGKAMRIGVNHGSLAERMLFTYGDTPQGMVESALEFIRICESLDFRNLVISMKASRVPVMVAAYRMMAKRLDELGMDYPLHLGVTEAGDGEYGRIKSTAGIATLLADGIGDTIRVSLTEAPEKEIPVCYSILQALGLRKTMVEYVACPSCGRTLFNLEEVLHKVREATKHLTGLDVAVMGCIVNGPGEMADADYGYVGKTPGYISLYRGREEIKKVPEAQGVEELINLIKADGRWVEP; this is encoded by the coding sequence ATGCAAACTCTGCCAACTCCGACAACCATTGACAGCACAGCAGATCAATTCATCTTTGACACCAAAATTCAGCGACGTAAAACCAGACCTGTAAAAGTGGGAAATGTCACTATTGGGGGTAACTACCCAGTGGTAGTGCAGTCGATGATTAACGAGGATACACTTGATATTGATGGTTCCGTAGCAGCGATTCGTCGTTTACACGAAATTGGCTGCGAAATCGTCCGCGTCACAGTCCCAAGTATGGCTCACGCTAGAGTCATGGCGGAAATTAAACAAAGATTAATTAAAACTTACCAAGATGTGCCAATTGTAGCCGACGTGCATCACAATGGCATGAAAATTGCCTTGGAAGTCGCCAAGCACATCGAAAAAGTGCGAATTAATCCGGGCTTGTATGTATTCGAGAAACCAAACTCTAATAGAAGCGAATACACTAAAACCGAATTTGATGAAATTGGCGACAAAATCCGCGAAACTCTAGAACCTTTAGTAGTTTCCTTGCGAGATCAAGGTAAAGCCATGCGAATAGGCGTAAATCATGGTTCTCTCGCCGAAAGAATGCTATTTACCTACGGCGACACCCCACAAGGCATGGTAGAATCTGCCTTAGAATTTATTCGCATTTGTGAATCTTTAGATTTCCGCAACTTGGTAATTTCCATGAAAGCCTCACGGGTTCCCGTGATGGTAGCCGCCTATCGGATGATGGCTAAACGCTTGGATGAACTGGGTATGGATTATCCCTTGCATTTGGGTGTCACAGAAGCAGGTGATGGCGAATATGGACGCATTAAATCCACTGCGGGAATTGCCACATTACTAGCTGATGGCATTGGCGATACAATTCGTGTGTCACTGACAGAAGCACCAGAAAAGGAAATTCCCGTCTGTTACAGCATTCTGCAAGCTTTAGGATTGCGGAAAACAATGGTTGAGTATGTCGCTTGTCCTTCTTGTGGGCGGACTTTATTTAATTTAGAAGAAGTTTTACACAAAGTTCGGGAAGCCACCAAACACTTGACTGGGTTGGACGTAGCCGTGATGGGTTGCATTGTCAATGGCCCTGGAGAAATGGCAGATGCCGATTATGGTTATGTTGGCAAAACACCTGGTTACATTTCTTTATATCGTGGTCGAGAAGAAATTAAAAAAGTCCCAGAAGCCCAAGGAGTTGAGGAATTGATTAATCTCATTAAGGCAGATGGACGCTGGGTAGAACCATAA
- a CDS encoding PEP-CTERM sorting domain-containing protein, translating to MSVVLGTLAVMSISSTQAKAALIISNTEGNNLVIFDENTGSFQGEFTNSINGGLRDPDDLTFGPDGNLYVSNGGSSSTNLLNPSYPTDSAVLRYSPTGEFLGVAAVGNGLTRPYGNAFSPDGTLYVSSFRTNQILKFDPTTGNFLGVFASDNNSGLGTVDGLNGPNDLLFGTDGSLYVTTQGSANLPNGDLSYPYQSQVLRYSPAQVAGQEPTTNPTLFIDQPVPLPESQGFVSFLGLVLAPNNDILVSDFAGGIRRYNPTGVLVDTLSTNYTGTTPSNNFIGNLTFGTGSSSNNLYVAGFDFTNQNIGSVLAYDGATGDSTSFTGAEFTNNSLVRSIGITAIPQSVPEPDLNLIFSLFALTSFVMTVGKKRHT from the coding sequence ATGTCAGTCGTTTTGGGTACTCTTGCTGTCATGAGTATCAGTTCAACACAGGCTAAGGCAGCCTTGATAATTAGTAATACTGAGGGCAACAACCTAGTAATTTTTGATGAAAACACTGGCAGTTTCCAAGGTGAATTTACTAACTCCATTAATGGTGGATTGCGCGATCCAGATGACCTAACTTTTGGACCAGATGGCAACCTTTATGTCAGTAATGGTGGGAGTTCTAGCACTAACTTATTGAACCCATCATATCCCACTGATTCAGCTGTATTACGCTATAGTCCGACGGGAGAATTTCTCGGTGTAGCTGCTGTCGGTAATGGATTAACTCGTCCTTACGGAAATGCTTTTAGCCCAGATGGAACACTCTACGTTAGTAGTTTTCGGACTAACCAAATATTAAAATTTGACCCCACAACCGGAAATTTTTTAGGTGTCTTTGCCTCTGATAACAATAGCGGCTTGGGAACTGTTGATGGGTTGAATGGCCCGAATGATTTGCTATTTGGGACAGATGGTAGCCTCTATGTCACTACTCAGGGATCAGCAAATCTCCCCAATGGTGATCTTTCTTACCCTTATCAAAGCCAAGTTTTACGCTACTCTCCGGCTCAAGTTGCAGGTCAAGAACCAACTACCAATCCGACTTTGTTTATTGATCAACCTGTCCCATTACCAGAAAGTCAGGGATTTGTAAGTTTTCTGGGATTAGTCCTGGCTCCCAACAATGATATTTTGGTGAGTGACTTTGCAGGTGGTATCCGACGCTATAATCCTACAGGTGTTTTAGTAGATACCTTATCCACGAATTACACAGGCACTACTCCCAGTAACAATTTTATTGGTAACTTAACTTTTGGAACTGGTAGTTCCAGCAATAATCTTTATGTAGCTGGGTTCGATTTTACGAATCAAAATATTGGTTCAGTTCTAGCTTATGATGGCGCAACCGGGGATTCTACAAGTTTTACTGGCGCTGAATTTACTAACAATAGCTTAGTCAGGTCTATTGGGATCACTGCTATACCTCAATCTGTACCTGAGCCTGATTTGAATTTAATCTTCAGTTTATTCGCCCTGACTTCATTTGTCATGACTGTGGGCAAAAAGCGTCATACTTAA
- a CDS encoding isochorismatase, which translates to MKKHIKNQLPIPPQFKPEKLDQVWRVPYQEIAAAAEAWTEQHNIQPAASDKTNICLLLIDVQNTFCIPGFELFVGGKSGTGAVDDNRRLCEFIYHNLGLITKIIPTLDTHTATQIFHPIFWINNAGEHPTPAATNITPADIETGIWKVNPAVAHSITNGNYELLEKHAYHYVKQLSQNGKYPLTVWPYHSMLGGIGHALVSSIEEAIFFHSIARQTQAQFEIKGDNPLTENYSVLSPEVLTDFNQNLLAQKNTRLIKQLLEFDAVIIAGQAKSHCVAWTIEDLLTEIKKIDSTLSQKIYLLEDCTSPVVVPGVVDYTEQADKAFRKFAEAGMQIIKSSHTF; encoded by the coding sequence ATGAAGAAACACATAAAAAATCAACTCCCAATTCCGCCCCAGTTCAAACCGGAAAAATTAGATCAAGTTTGGCGTGTACCGTATCAAGAAATAGCCGCAGCAGCCGAAGCTTGGACAGAACAACATAATATTCAACCAGCAGCTTCAGACAAAACCAATATTTGCTTACTTTTAATTGATGTGCAGAATACTTTCTGTATCCCCGGATTTGAATTATTTGTAGGCGGAAAATCTGGGACTGGGGCAGTTGATGATAATCGACGGTTATGTGAATTTATATATCACAACTTAGGACTAATTACCAAAATTATTCCCACATTAGACACCCATACAGCAACCCAAATTTTTCATCCCATATTTTGGATAAACAATGCAGGCGAACATCCGACCCCAGCCGCAACTAACATTACCCCAGCCGATATAGAAACAGGTATCTGGAAAGTTAACCCAGCAGTGGCTCACAGTATTACCAATGGCAATTATGAACTATTAGAAAAACACGCTTACCATTACGTTAAACAACTCAGCCAAAACGGGAAATATCCCCTGACAGTTTGGCCTTATCATTCCATGTTAGGCGGAATTGGTCATGCCTTAGTTTCATCAATTGAAGAAGCAATATTTTTCCATAGTATTGCTCGTCAAACTCAAGCACAATTTGAAATTAAAGGAGATAACCCCTTAACCGAAAATTATTCTGTTTTAAGTCCAGAAGTTTTAACAGATTTTAACCAAAACCTACTCGCCCAAAAAAACACCCGCCTAATTAAACAACTACTAGAATTTGATGCTGTAATAATTGCAGGTCAAGCCAAAAGCCACTGCGTAGCCTGGACAATTGAAGATTTGCTCACAGAAATTAAAAAGATAGATAGCACCCTGAGCCAAAAAATTTATTTACTAGAAGACTGCACATCCCCTGTAGTCGTCCCTGGTGTAGTAGACTACACAGAACAAGCAGATAAAGCATTTAGAAAATTTGCAGAAGCCGGAATGCAAATAATCAAATCCAGTCACACCTTTTAA
- a CDS encoding LysM peptidoglycan-binding domain-containing M23 family metallopeptidase, with protein MNFPYRLLLLCSLVGTVGLTSTSLNSNTAHAAPSCPTPALSRFQRHQVNRGETLESIAQRYNLTPATLINMNPAVKNGNVTVGSELQIPPYNGFVVEVPSGQTWREVAKKYEVRPDTLFEINGCQQNLTVVFVPVGNVSPSSPLTASPAPADTQPISISRYPLQSAASVLLPYGWQIHPTNGEVFFHSGVDLLAPVGSPVQAIAPGTIVFADQQGTYGQLVIINHSGGLQSRYAHLGDIQVSVGKKVNPGDLLGTVGTTGEPSGNQPHLHFEMRSSSDLGWVAEDPKGYLKQ; from the coding sequence ATGAATTTTCCCTATCGTCTACTTTTGCTCTGTAGCCTAGTTGGTACTGTCGGGTTAACATCCACATCCCTGAACTCAAACACCGCTCATGCTGCTCCTAGTTGTCCAACTCCGGCGTTATCTCGCTTCCAGCGCCATCAAGTCAATCGTGGTGAAACTTTGGAAAGCATAGCACAGCGCTACAATCTCACGCCTGCTACCCTCATCAACATGAATCCTGCTGTCAAAAACGGCAACGTTACTGTTGGTAGCGAGTTGCAAATTCCTCCCTACAATGGTTTTGTTGTAGAAGTACCTAGCGGACAAACTTGGCGAGAGGTGGCAAAAAAATATGAAGTTCGTCCTGATACACTGTTTGAAATCAATGGTTGCCAACAAAACCTCACAGTTGTATTTGTTCCAGTCGGAAATGTCTCCCCCAGTAGCCCTTTAACTGCTTCTCCTGCCCCTGCTGATACACAGCCTATATCCATTTCTCGGTATCCTTTGCAGTCAGCCGCATCTGTGTTACTTCCTTATGGCTGGCAGATTCATCCTACCAATGGTGAGGTGTTTTTCCATAGTGGTGTGGATTTGTTGGCTCCTGTGGGTAGTCCTGTACAAGCGATCGCTCCGGGAACTATCGTGTTTGCTGATCAGCAAGGTACTTATGGCCAGTTGGTGATTATTAACCATAGTGGCGGTCTCCAAAGCCGTTACGCCCATCTCGGTGATATTCAGGTTTCTGTTGGTAAAAAAGTTAATCCGGGTGACTTGCTGGGTACTGTAGGCACTACTGGAGAGCCAAGCGGAAATCAGCCACACCTCCATTTTGAAATGCGTTCTAGCTCGGATTTGGGTTGGGTGGCTGAAGATCCTAAAGGTTATCTGAAGCAATGA
- a CDS encoding HhoA/HhoB/HtrA family serine endopeptidase: protein MNLPLKQLAIYLSLLAIGSGAGVLSSRYLFLDNGSFKELRNVTVASPPESVVPNSVGGAIAATGGDNLNFIASAVQKVGPAVVRINATRKVPNPISDALKNPLLRRFFGDDEQPIPTERIERGTGSGFILSENGVLLTNAHVVADTDTVQVTLKDGRTFKGKVVGVDPITDVAVVKIPENKLPIVKLGNSQNLIPGQWAIAIGNPLGLDNTVTIGIISATGRTSAQVGVPDKRVSFIQTDAAINPGNSGGPLLNAQGEVIGINTAIRADAQGLGFAIPIETAARIANELFTKGRAEHPFLGIQMTDLTPSKRRELNQAKNLNIQPKTGVVISGVTENSPAKESGLLPGDVIQKINGKPVKIAALVQKLVESSTVGDILEIEVNRNGKVQTLKVQSGSYPDKK from the coding sequence ATGAATTTACCTTTAAAGCAACTAGCTATTTATCTATCTCTACTGGCGATTGGTAGTGGTGCAGGTGTGTTGAGCAGTCGTTATCTTTTCCTAGACAATGGCTCGTTCAAAGAGTTAAGAAATGTTACGGTGGCATCGCCTCCAGAGTCTGTGGTTCCTAATTCTGTGGGCGGAGCTATTGCCGCGACTGGGGGTGATAACCTGAATTTTATTGCTTCAGCAGTGCAGAAAGTTGGCCCGGCAGTAGTACGCATTAATGCTACCCGCAAAGTGCCTAATCCCATCTCAGACGCTTTGAAAAATCCCCTCCTGCGGCGATTTTTTGGGGATGATGAGCAACCAATTCCCACCGAACGGATTGAGCGGGGTACGGGGTCAGGATTTATTTTGAGCGAAAATGGTGTATTGCTGACTAATGCCCATGTGGTGGCGGATACAGATACTGTGCAAGTCACTCTCAAAGATGGTCGGACTTTTAAGGGGAAGGTGGTGGGAGTTGATCCGATTACGGATGTGGCTGTGGTGAAAATTCCCGAAAATAAATTGCCCATTGTTAAGTTAGGCAATTCGCAAAATTTAATTCCTGGACAATGGGCGATCGCTATTGGCAATCCTTTGGGTTTAGATAATACTGTGACTATCGGCATTATCAGCGCTACTGGTCGCACCAGCGCTCAAGTTGGTGTCCCAGATAAGCGGGTGAGTTTTATCCAAACTGATGCAGCAATTAACCCTGGTAACTCTGGGGGTCCTTTGTTAAACGCCCAAGGTGAAGTTATTGGAATTAACACTGCTATCCGCGCCGATGCTCAAGGATTGGGCTTTGCTATTCCCATTGAAACTGCTGCTCGTATTGCTAATGAACTATTTACCAAAGGACGTGCAGAACATCCTTTTTTGGGGATTCAAATGACTGATTTAACTCCTAGCAAAAGGCGAGAGCTGAATCAAGCAAAAAATCTCAACATTCAGCCGAAAACGGGTGTTGTGATTTCGGGAGTCACGGAAAATTCACCCGCAAAAGAGTCGGGGCTGCTTCCTGGAGACGTGATTCAAAAAATCAACGGTAAACCAGTGAAAATCGCAGCCCTAGTCCAGAAGCTGGTAGAATCCAGCACAGTTGGGGATATTCTCGAAATTGAAGTTAACCGCAATGGTAAAGTCCAAACTTTGAAAGTGCAATCAGGCTCCTATCCTGACAAAAAGTAG
- a CDS encoding DUF760 domain-containing protein, producing MVFDPDFLNDNSEENPNQLLNDHFEENPNQLLKYLQHQPPEVLARVAQSVSPEIKHIISQNVQGLVGMLPAENFNVQITTDRDNLAGLLASAMMTGYFLRQMEQRMQLEHLSNNH from the coding sequence ATGGTGTTTGACCCTGACTTTTTGAATGATAACTCCGAGGAAAATCCTAATCAGCTTCTGAACGACCATTTTGAGGAAAATCCTAATCAGTTACTCAAATATTTACAGCATCAGCCTCCTGAAGTTCTAGCCCGTGTCGCCCAGTCCGTCAGTCCGGAAATTAAACATATAATTTCGCAAAACGTCCAAGGGCTAGTGGGAATGCTCCCCGCAGAAAATTTCAACGTGCAGATTACCACAGATAGGGATAACTTAGCTGGGCTGTTAGCATCGGCGATGATGACAGGATACTTCCTCCGCCAGATGGAACAAAGAATGCAGTTAGAGCATTTGTCTAATAATCATTAG
- the scpB gene encoding SMC-Scp complex subunit ScpB, whose amino-acid sequence MTTATKIEAILYLKGKPLSLSEIAEYAGCDRAAVEEGIMELMDNYAHRETALEVVETPTGYSLQLRSDFHDLVQTLIPVELGLGALRTLAAIALNNPILQTDLIEMRGSGVYQHVPELVELGFVRKRRDNDSRSYSLQVTPKFHQYFQLEQLPQILEYSHQEEQLELDLTPKEEVKPAS is encoded by the coding sequence ATGACTACAGCAACAAAGATAGAAGCGATTCTGTATTTAAAAGGTAAGCCCTTGTCCCTGAGCGAAATCGCCGAGTATGCAGGGTGCGATCGCGCCGCAGTGGAAGAAGGCATAATGGAACTAATGGATAATTATGCTCACAGAGAAACTGCCTTAGAAGTGGTAGAAACTCCCACAGGTTATAGTTTGCAATTGCGGTCTGATTTTCATGACTTGGTACAAACACTCATTCCTGTAGAATTAGGCTTGGGAGCATTAAGGACATTAGCTGCGATCGCCTTAAATAATCCCATACTCCAGACCGATTTAATCGAAATGCGCGGTTCAGGAGTATATCAACACGTCCCAGAACTGGTAGAACTTGGTTTTGTGCGGAAACGCCGAGACAATGATTCTCGCTCCTACTCCCTACAAGTCACACCCAAATTTCATCAGTATTTTCAACTTGAACAACTGCCCCAAATATTAGAATACAGTCACCAAGAAGAACAACTAGAATTAGACCTGACACCTAAAGAAGAAGTAAAACCTGCTAGTTGA
- the ispD gene encoding 2-C-methyl-D-erythritol 4-phosphate cytidylyltransferase, producing the protein MYLLIPSAGIGKRMGGTRNKLLLEVRSQPIIAWTLKAAAAASKIKWIGIISQPCDWPEFKDILADLNLTKPVEFIAGGDTRQESVYNGLQALPATAEQVLIHDGARCLATPDLLDSCAEAIRQCSGLIAAVPVKDTIKVVDDHGIIQSTPDRRQLWAAQTPQGFNVKLLKECHAQGVRQGWEVTDDAALFEKCGIEVQIVPGEETNLKITTPQDLAIAEFILSNR; encoded by the coding sequence GTGTATTTACTCATTCCATCGGCGGGAATCGGCAAAAGAATGGGAGGAACCCGTAACAAACTCCTTCTGGAAGTGCGATCGCAACCAATCATTGCTTGGACTCTCAAAGCGGCGGCAGCAGCCAGTAAAATCAAATGGATCGGGATTATTTCTCAACCCTGTGATTGGCCGGAGTTTAAAGACATTCTCGCTGACTTAAATCTGACTAAACCAGTGGAATTTATTGCCGGGGGGGACACCCGTCAAGAATCAGTTTACAATGGCTTGCAAGCGCTCCCAGCCACCGCAGAACAAGTATTAATCCACGACGGCGCACGATGTTTGGCGACCCCAGATTTACTCGACTCCTGCGCCGAAGCGATTCGCCAATGTTCTGGTTTAATTGCGGCTGTACCCGTGAAAGATACCATCAAAGTTGTGGATGATCATGGCATTATTCAAAGCACACCCGACCGACGGCAATTGTGGGCAGCACAAACACCTCAAGGGTTTAATGTCAAGTTATTGAAAGAATGTCACGCCCAAGGTGTGCGTCAAGGTTGGGAAGTTACCGATGATGCGGCTTTATTTGAAAAATGCGGTATTGAAGTCCAAATTGTCCCAGGTGAAGAAACTAATTTAAAAATTACCACTCCTCAAGATTTAGCGATCGCCGAATTTATCCTCAGTAACCGATAA
- a CDS encoding glycosyltransferase family 9 protein, producing the protein MRVVALVPGGIGDQILFFPTLDDLKRSYPNAQLDVVVEPRSKAAYRVSKSVNDVLTFDYKDRNSLADWSNLVGTIRDREYDAVITVGQSWLMGLLLWLTGIPTRVGYKGKGAGFLTDSVPFQPNKYVAAVYHDLLQPFGIKTPCPELAVNVPKPDIEWSQNEQKRLGVNETGYILINAGSSEVSPTGVDKLYPVKNWQQIIQECQQKQPDLPVVVIQGSENEEIRRSLLERTPGVKVTSPDNIGKIAAMIGGASLMLSPDDPLLQLSVAVQTYTIALFGPTDPAKLLPKSDKFLAIKSPTGEMADISPQTVLDKIWAG; encoded by the coding sequence ATGCGAGTAGTAGCCCTTGTTCCTGGTGGAATTGGCGACCAAATTCTTTTCTTCCCGACACTAGATGATCTGAAGCGTTCCTACCCTAACGCTCAATTAGATGTCGTTGTGGAACCCCGGTCAAAGGCTGCCTACCGGGTGAGCAAGTCAGTTAATGATGTCCTGACCTTCGATTATAAAGACCGCAACAGTTTGGCGGATTGGAGCAATCTAGTAGGCACGATTCGCGATCGCGAGTATGATGCCGTCATCACTGTGGGACAAAGCTGGTTAATGGGTCTTTTACTTTGGTTAACAGGGATTCCCACCCGCGTTGGCTACAAAGGCAAAGGAGCAGGTTTTCTCACTGATTCTGTCCCATTCCAACCAAACAAGTATGTGGCGGCAGTTTACCACGATTTGCTGCAACCGTTTGGAATTAAAACCCCTTGCCCAGAGTTAGCAGTGAATGTACCGAAACCAGACATTGAGTGGTCACAAAATGAACAAAAACGCTTGGGGGTAAATGAAACAGGCTACATATTGATTAATGCTGGTTCTAGTGAGGTATCTCCCACAGGTGTGGATAAACTCTACCCTGTGAAAAATTGGCAGCAAATTATTCAGGAATGTCAGCAAAAGCAGCCAGATTTGCCTGTGGTGGTAATTCAAGGATCTGAAAATGAGGAAATTAGGCGATCGCTCTTGGAGAGGACTCCAGGTGTTAAGGTGACTTCTCCTGATAATATTGGCAAAATAGCTGCCATGATTGGCGGCGCGAGTTTGATGTTATCACCTGATGACCCACTACTTCAGCTAAGTGTGGCAGTACAAACTTATACTATCGCCCTATTTGGACCCACAGATCCAGCGAAGTTGTTGCCAAAAAGCGATAAATTTCT